One Acidobacteriota bacterium genomic region harbors:
- a CDS encoding tetratricopeptide repeat protein, with translation MKLLSKSTALLAVVLLASGWMLAAEKTIQYSTDSQQAIELVEEITHGIENFQPGPTLAAKAQELLQAAPDWGFAHMVASQFQPNPQAQEMLAKADELSESMTEGEKLYLKGAKFIRGQSAPDALKAFQEMARLYPDERRAHMLVGQLAMGTDPDTACRAFDRAYELNHDTPRIFFFKGNCQMVDGRYDKARKTYAKGMAKADGFAFGLHFGTILSRVHQGQTDQALKAVDEALEGYMASPNVQNFPPVFIHNMRARINLEDGRLEAAMADYEKGLKSLEGSGLPEQQMQTWVGRYHHGRGRTLAKMGRHEEAWAEAEWVREAMDEGGSAAAQFEPAYHYLAGYLKLEAGDYKAAIDHLEQAANNDPFHQTLLARAYHKDGQNEKAREAYQRAAAITTVNLERALSHEEAVRMAETLSTTD, from the coding sequence ATGAAGCTGTTGAGCAAAAGCACGGCTCTGCTAGCTGTTGTTCTGCTGGCGTCCGGCTGGATGCTGGCCGCCGAGAAGACGATTCAATACTCCACCGATTCCCAGCAAGCGATCGAACTGGTGGAAGAGATTACTCATGGGATCGAGAACTTTCAGCCGGGTCCGACTCTGGCGGCCAAGGCTCAGGAGCTGCTGCAAGCCGCTCCCGATTGGGGATTCGCCCACATGGTCGCCAGCCAGTTCCAACCCAACCCCCAAGCCCAGGAAATGCTGGCCAAAGCCGACGAGCTCTCCGAGAGCATGACCGAGGGCGAGAAGCTCTATCTCAAGGGAGCCAAGTTTATCCGCGGCCAAAGCGCTCCCGATGCCCTCAAGGCCTTCCAGGAGATGGCACGGCTCTATCCCGATGAGCGTCGGGCCCACATGCTGGTGGGTCAACTGGCCATGGGCACCGATCCCGATACGGCCTGCCGGGCCTTCGACCGGGCCTATGAACTGAACCATGACACGCCCCGCATCTTTTTCTTCAAGGGCAACTGCCAGATGGTCGACGGCAGGTACGACAAAGCGCGCAAGACCTACGCCAAGGGAATGGCCAAGGCAGACGGTTTCGCTTTCGGACTGCACTTCGGCACCATTCTGTCGCGGGTCCATCAAGGCCAGACCGATCAGGCCCTCAAAGCCGTCGACGAGGCTCTCGAGGGCTATATGGCGTCGCCCAACGTCCAGAACTTCCCGCCCGTGTTCATTCACAACATGCGTGCCCGCATCAATCTGGAGGACGGGCGCCTGGAAGCGGCCATGGCCGACTACGAGAAAGGTCTGAAGTCGTTGGAGGGATCAGGACTTCCCGAGCAACAGATGCAGACCTGGGTGGGACGCTACCATCACGGCCGCGGACGCACTCTGGCCAAGATGGGACGCCATGAAGAGGCCTGGGCCGAGGCCGAGTGGGTGCGCGAGGCCATGGACGAAGGCGGTTCCGCAGCCGCTCAGTTCGAGCCCGCCTACCACTACCTGGCCGGTTACCTGAAACTGGAGGCCGGCGACTACAAGGCCGCCATCGACCACCTGGAACAAGCCGCCAACAACGATCCCTTCCACCAGACCCTGCTGGCGCGCGCTTATCACAAGGACGGCCAGAACGAGAAGGCCCGCGAGGCCTACCAACGGGCCGCCGCCATCACCACGGTCAATCTGGAGCGCGCACTCTCCCACGAGGAAGCCGTGCGCATGGCCGAAACCTTGAGCACCACGGATTAG
- a CDS encoding Hsp20/alpha crystallin family protein — protein sequence MTNLMRTNDVQKFFDEAIGNFFNRSFPEVSRGWRPAVDVAEDANSMTFTAEVPGFEKNDINISVEDGVLSISGERSLERKDDEYHRIERRYGRFERNFTLPRNVDPEKISANLKNGLLMLTLPKREEAKPKQIDIEVH from the coding sequence ATGACCAACTTGATGAGGACCAACGACGTACAGAAATTCTTCGACGAGGCTATCGGGAACTTCTTCAACCGCAGCTTTCCCGAAGTGTCGCGCGGTTGGAGACCGGCCGTGGATGTAGCCGAGGACGCAAATTCCATGACCTTCACGGCCGAGGTGCCCGGCTTCGAGAAGAACGACATCAACATCTCCGTCGAGGACGGCGTGCTCAGCATCTCGGGCGAGCGTTCGCTCGAGCGCAAGGACGACGAGTACCACCGCATCGAGCGCCGCTACGGACGCTTCGAGCGCAACTTCACGCTGCCCCGCAACGTCGATCCCGAGAAGATCAGCGCCAATCTCAAGAACGGTCTGCTGATGCTGACGCTGCCCAAGCGGGAGGAAGCCAAGCCCAAGCAGATCGACATCGAAGTCCATTAG
- a CDS encoding Hsp20/alpha crystallin family protein, translating into MTLTRIRRQLPYPNSPFRLFDQAFPSLEPGRHRPEASKGWLPAVDIHEDSEGLTFTTEVPGFTKEDLNISVEDGTLTLSGERSRQQEDEGRHFHRVERSYGRFERSFTLPTNVDPAGINASLKNGLLTISIPKREEAKPRQIAVNAQ; encoded by the coding sequence ATGACTTTAACGAGAATCCGTCGCCAATTGCCATACCCGAATTCGCCCTTTCGTCTCTTCGACCAGGCCTTTCCCAGCCTGGAGCCGGGACGTCATCGTCCCGAAGCCTCCAAGGGCTGGCTGCCGGCCGTCGACATCCACGAGGACTCCGAGGGCCTGACCTTCACCACCGAGGTGCCCGGCTTCACCAAGGAAGACCTCAATATCTCGGTTGAGGACGGCACCCTCACCCTTTCAGGAGAGCGCAGCCGTCAGCAGGAGGACGAAGGCCGTCACTTCCATCGCGTTGAGCGGTCCTACGGGCGTTTCGAGCGCAGCTTCACGCTGCCCACCAACGTCGACCCCGCGGGAATCAACGCCTCCCTCAAGAATGGGCTGCTGACCATCTCCATCCCCAAGCGGGAAGAGGCCAAGCCCCGCCAGATCGCGGTAAACGCCCAATAG
- the add gene encoding adenosine deaminase: MKERDKALERVRKGIQDAPKAELHLHLEGSINAALLQRLARKYDSELKGLSQKELREKLFTYDDFADFLSTYKTVCQHLRQADDYLLILDHLADYFREHNIRYAEIILAPSIPHRFGFDAEAIVEAVLERSAAIEAEARVKIRWIFDCVRQWGADEARRTAEWAVANRRKGVCGLGLGGDENSLPLSEFQDVFLWARAHELFIHVHAGETGGPEQVWDALRILGANRIGHGIQAARDGRLIEYLRGHAVGLDVCLTSNQATGAWSPLVNNPFGLLFKRGLSVSLNTDDPGLFQTSLTDEFLLAVEHFDLGRDGLHRLILQSALSAFLPHGERMDLMQEFTDALAQSDLGFADYQVRG, encoded by the coding sequence ATGAAGGAACGCGACAAGGCGCTGGAGCGAGTCCGGAAGGGAATCCAGGACGCTCCCAAGGCCGAACTGCACCTCCACCTGGAAGGATCCATCAACGCCGCCTTGCTGCAGAGGCTGGCGCGCAAATACGACAGCGAACTGAAGGGCCTCTCCCAAAAAGAACTGCGTGAAAAGCTCTTCACCTATGATGACTTCGCCGATTTTCTCTCCACCTACAAGACGGTTTGCCAGCATCTGCGCCAGGCCGACGACTACCTGCTCATCCTCGACCACCTTGCCGACTACTTCCGTGAGCACAATATCCGTTACGCCGAAATCATCCTGGCGCCCTCCATTCCCCACCGCTTCGGATTCGATGCCGAGGCCATCGTGGAGGCGGTTCTCGAGCGGAGCGCCGCCATCGAAGCCGAGGCCCGCGTCAAAATACGCTGGATCTTCGACTGCGTGCGCCAATGGGGAGCCGACGAGGCCCGCCGCACGGCCGAGTGGGCGGTAGCCAACCGGCGCAAGGGCGTGTGCGGGCTGGGGCTGGGCGGCGACGAGAACTCCCTCCCGCTGAGCGAATTTCAAGACGTCTTTCTTTGGGCCAGGGCCCACGAGCTGTTCATCCACGTCCACGCCGGCGAAACCGGAGGGCCCGAACAGGTGTGGGACGCCCTGCGGATTCTGGGCGCCAACCGCATCGGCCACGGCATCCAGGCGGCCCGCGACGGACGCCTGATCGAGTACCTGCGCGGGCACGCGGTGGGACTCGATGTGTGCCTGACCAGCAATCAGGCCACCGGGGCCTGGAGTCCACTGGTCAACAACCCCTTCGGACTTCTTTTCAAGCGCGGTCTGTCGGTCAGCCTCAATACCGACGATCCCGGCCTCTTTCAGACCTCGCTGACCGACGAGTTCCTTCTGGCCGTGGAGCACTTCGACTTGGGCAGGGATGGCCTTCACCGTCTCATCCTGCAGAGCGCCCTTTCGGCCTTCCTTCCTCACGGCGAACGCATGGACCTGATGCAGGAATTCACAGATGCCCTGGCCCAATCCGACCTGGGGTTCGCCGACTACCAAGTCCGCGGCTGA
- a CDS encoding GntR family transcriptional regulator, with amino-acid sequence MTEKTLRFNLDKENVNLSYYRQIKGQLLSAIYCGKIQEGDRLPSIRELADDLDVNYKTIRKIYVRLAEENYIEIVKGSGAFLQKKSGRESYQQMRSKAIFKLLGEVSERAKSLGLKPSKFSRLYNSFVNGTDLRKLKLAVVDHSEEAFIFSRELQMRLNAEAFPVNLEGQPSEEEERFLKEADCLLTTSWHLDEVTRLADSLKKPLLEIKPSHAIYTEILSEAQDRNTAIVIQDEKTLHAPWEVFMNIFHPSTDKKFWIAPIDREDLIERIVEEADVIFVSPMCWDEMRKRTPAERELKTYENVISDETIDGLKQMQLLG; translated from the coding sequence ATGACGGAAAAAACCCTCAGGTTCAACCTGGACAAGGAAAACGTCAATCTGAGCTATTACCGCCAGATCAAGGGGCAGCTCTTGAGCGCCATCTACTGCGGCAAGATCCAGGAGGGCGACCGCCTGCCCTCCATCCGCGAGCTGGCCGACGACCTGGACGTCAACTACAAGACCATCCGAAAGATCTACGTCCGCCTGGCGGAGGAGAACTACATCGAAATCGTCAAGGGCAGCGGAGCCTTCTTGCAGAAGAAGAGCGGGCGCGAGAGCTACCAGCAGATGCGCTCCAAGGCCATCTTCAAGCTGCTCGGCGAAGTCAGCGAACGAGCCAAGAGCCTGGGACTGAAGCCTTCCAAGTTCTCCCGCCTCTACAACAGCTTCGTCAACGGAACCGACTTGCGCAAGCTCAAGCTGGCGGTCGTCGATCACAGCGAGGAGGCCTTCATTTTTTCGCGCGAACTGCAAATGAGGCTCAACGCCGAGGCCTTTCCCGTCAACCTGGAGGGCCAGCCCAGCGAAGAGGAGGAACGCTTTCTCAAGGAAGCCGATTGCCTGCTCACCACGAGCTGGCACCTGGACGAGGTCACCCGCCTGGCCGACAGCTTGAAGAAACCGCTGCTGGAGATCAAGCCGAGCCACGCCATATACACCGAAATCCTCAGCGAGGCTCAAGACCGCAATACCGCCATCGTCATCCAGGACGAGAAAACCCTGCACGCACCCTGGGAGGTCTTTATGAACATTTTTCATCCTTCCACCGACAAAAAGTTCTGGATCGCTCCCATCGACCGCGAGGATCTGATCGAGAGAATCGTGGAGGAAGCCGACGTGATCTTCGTCTCGCCCATGTGCTGGGACGAGATGCGCAAGCGGACACCCGCCGAGCGGGAGCTGAAGACTTACGAAAACGTGATCTCGGATGAAACCATCGACGGCCTCAAGCAGATGCAACTGCTGGGTTGA
- the serS gene encoding serine--tRNA ligase: MLDRIFIRENLASVAERLAQRGFDLDQDAFSQLDEEERRVRLQWEELRARRNKTSEQIAHVKRSGGDASSQIAEMKEVGARIKELDGQLELLDQSMESFLLNVPNLCHDSVPVGEDESANETVRKLGTPPAFDFPVKDHVELGEGLGILDLQRAGKIAGARFAVYYGAGARLEHALARFMLDVHSKENGYTEVLPPYINNREAFLGTGQLPKFEADLFKLQGHEYYLVPTAEVPVTNLLSSEIIEEERLPISLTAYTPCFRSEAGSYGKDTRGLIRQHQFNKVELVKFARPDDSYQQLEKLTADAEGILQRLELPYRVVTLSSGDTGFSSAKTYDLEVWIPSQDTYREISSCSNFEDFQARRAGIRYRPAEGKKNRYLHTLNGSGLAVGRAWVAILENYQEADGTVVVPEVLRPYMDGLERITVENGLKI, from the coding sequence ATGCTCGACCGAATTTTCATACGCGAAAACCTCGCCAGCGTAGCTGAGAGGCTGGCCCAGCGCGGCTTCGATCTCGACCAGGACGCTTTTAGCCAATTGGACGAAGAAGAACGCCGCGTCCGCTTGCAGTGGGAAGAACTCCGGGCCAGGCGCAACAAGACCAGCGAGCAGATCGCCCACGTCAAACGCTCCGGCGGCGACGCCTCTTCTCAAATCGCCGAGATGAAGGAGGTCGGCGCCCGCATCAAGGAACTGGACGGCCAACTGGAGCTATTGGACCAGAGCATGGAGTCCTTCCTGCTCAACGTCCCCAACCTGTGTCACGACTCGGTGCCGGTGGGCGAAGATGAGAGCGCCAATGAAACGGTGCGCAAGTTGGGCACGCCCCCCGCCTTCGACTTTCCCGTCAAGGATCACGTCGAACTGGGCGAGGGATTGGGCATCCTCGACCTGCAAAGGGCCGGCAAGATAGCGGGCGCCCGGTTCGCCGTCTATTACGGCGCAGGCGCCCGGCTGGAACACGCCCTGGCCCGCTTCATGCTGGACGTCCACAGCAAGGAAAACGGCTACACCGAGGTGCTGCCGCCCTACATCAACAACCGGGAGGCCTTCTTGGGCACGGGACAGCTCCCCAAATTCGAGGCCGACCTCTTCAAGCTGCAGGGGCACGAATACTACCTGGTCCCCACGGCCGAGGTTCCGGTCACCAATCTGCTCTCCTCAGAAATCATCGAGGAGGAGAGGCTGCCCATCAGCCTGACCGCCTACACGCCCTGTTTCCGCAGCGAGGCCGGATCTTACGGCAAGGACACCCGCGGACTCATCCGCCAGCATCAGTTCAACAAGGTGGAATTGGTCAAGTTCGCCCGTCCCGATGATTCCTACCAGCAACTGGAAAAGCTGACCGCCGACGCCGAAGGCATCCTGCAAAGGCTGGAGCTGCCCTACCGGGTGGTGACGCTGTCCAGCGGAGACACGGGCTTCAGTTCCGCCAAGACCTACGATTTGGAGGTTTGGATCCCCAGCCAAGACACCTACCGGGAAATCTCTTCCTGCAGCAACTTCGAGGACTTCCAGGCCCGCCGCGCCGGCATCCGCTACCGGCCCGCCGAGGGCAAGAAGAACCGCTACCTACACACCCTCAACGGCTCTGGGCTGGCCGTGGGAAGGGCTTGGGTAGCCATCCTCGAGAACTACCAGGAAGCCGACGGCACCGTAGTGGTTCCTGAAGTCCTGCGTCCCTACATGGACGGACTGGAGCGCATCACCGTCGAGAACGGGCTCAAGATTTGA
- the galU gene encoding UTP--glucose-1-phosphate uridylyltransferase GalU — protein sequence MKEIHKAVIPAAGMGTRFLPATKAIPKEMLPIVDKPTIQYVVEEAVASGLQDFCFVTSQGKSAILDHFDYDYQFSTVLREQGKTDLLEMVESLSNMITISSVRQKKPLGLGHAVLVARPYVGDEPFGVFLGDDIIHSAKPGMQQLIEVFQEKQASVLAVFEVEPEAVSRYGIPAVEPVEGNRRLFRITDLVEKPRVGEAPSNLAIIGRYVLTPGIFDALENTPPGKGGEIQLTDGLHRLLRQEPVYAYRFEGTRYDAGNKLEYLQASIDFALERPDLAEDLRRWLRTLQL from the coding sequence ATGAAGGAAATCCACAAAGCCGTGATTCCGGCCGCCGGAATGGGGACCCGCTTCCTGCCCGCCACCAAAGCCATTCCCAAAGAGATGCTGCCCATCGTCGACAAGCCCACCATTCAATATGTGGTGGAAGAGGCGGTGGCCTCGGGCCTTCAGGACTTCTGCTTCGTGACCTCGCAGGGCAAGAGCGCCATCCTCGATCATTTCGACTACGACTATCAGTTTTCCACCGTGCTGCGCGAGCAGGGCAAGACCGACCTGCTGGAGATGGTGGAAAGCCTCTCCAACATGATCACCATCTCCTCGGTGCGCCAGAAGAAACCGCTGGGGCTGGGGCACGCTGTGCTGGTGGCCCGCCCTTACGTGGGCGACGAACCTTTTGGCGTCTTTCTGGGAGACGACATCATCCATTCCGCCAAACCCGGGATGCAGCAACTGATCGAGGTCTTTCAGGAGAAGCAGGCCAGCGTGCTGGCGGTGTTCGAAGTGGAGCCGGAGGCCGTCTCCCGCTACGGCATTCCCGCCGTGGAGCCGGTGGAGGGCAACCGGCGCCTCTTCCGCATCACCGACCTGGTGGAGAAGCCCCGGGTGGGGGAAGCGCCCTCCAATCTGGCTATCATCGGGCGCTACGTCCTCACCCCCGGCATCTTCGACGCTCTGGAAAACACTCCTCCCGGCAAGGGCGGCGAAATTCAATTGACCGACGGACTGCACAGACTGCTGCGCCAGGAACCCGTTTATGCCTACAGGTTCGAGGGCACCCGCTACGACGCCGGCAACAAACTGGAATATCTGCAAGCCTCCATCGACTTCGCCCTTGAGCGGCCCGACCTGGCCGAGGATCTGCGCCGCTGGCTGCGGACGCTGCAACTTTGA
- the rpsU gene encoding 30S ribosomal protein S21 gives MAEVHVGDNESLESALRRFKRKVQQEDIIKDIKKHSFYLKPGEKKRLKQALARKRARKKSRR, from the coding sequence TTGGCTGAAGTTCACGTGGGAGACAACGAATCTCTCGAAAGCGCCCTGCGCCGCTTCAAGCGAAAGGTCCAGCAGGAAGATATCATCAAGGATATCAAAAAGCATTCCTTTTACTTGAAGCCGGGTGAAAAGAAGCGCCTGAAGCAGGCCCTGGCCCGCAAACGCGCCCGCAAGAAGTCGCGTCGCTGA
- a CDS encoding thymidine phosphorylase, which produces MNVVEIIRKKRDREANLPEEIKGLVAGVVEGKIPDYQISAWLMAAYLNGLNAEETRSLTRALIDSGRTVDLSHISGLKVDKHSTGGVGDKTSPVIAPIVAAAGGRVPMISGRGLGHTGGTLDKLESIPGFRVDLSLQRFIRLVEEEGFALIGQTDEFTPGDRILYGLRDVTATVESIPLIVSSIISKKVAEGIDALVLDVKTGDGAFMKTLDRSEELARALTEAGRGLGKRVVALITDMSQPLGRTVGNALEIRECIEVLSGQGPQDLRRLCIELSAYMLWLSELAEDLDSARRLAGEQISSGRALRSLQRLIEKQHGDPRVVDDTSRLPGPRSEFQYTGPQSGFLQQARAASVGRAAMLLGAGRQTKDSKINPAVGIEMLKKVGDPVAEGEALALLHYDEEDRLQAALRELESAFRISPESVEAPPLIHKVIE; this is translated from the coding sequence ATGAACGTCGTCGAGATCATCCGCAAAAAGCGCGACCGCGAGGCCAACCTGCCTGAAGAGATCAAGGGGCTGGTGGCGGGAGTCGTGGAAGGCAAGATTCCCGACTACCAGATCAGCGCCTGGCTCATGGCGGCTTATTTGAACGGTCTGAACGCCGAGGAGACCCGTTCCCTGACGCGGGCCCTGATCGACTCGGGACGCACGGTCGACCTCTCCCACATCAGCGGACTCAAGGTCGACAAGCATTCCACCGGCGGAGTCGGCGACAAGACCTCGCCCGTCATCGCCCCCATCGTGGCCGCGGCGGGCGGACGCGTCCCCATGATCTCGGGACGGGGGCTGGGACACACCGGCGGCACTCTCGACAAGCTGGAGTCGATCCCGGGATTCCGCGTCGACCTTTCGCTGCAGCGCTTCATCCGCCTGGTGGAAGAAGAAGGCTTCGCCCTCATCGGCCAGACCGACGAGTTCACGCCCGGCGACCGCATCCTCTACGGACTGCGCGACGTGACCGCCACGGTGGAGTCGATTCCGCTCATCGTCTCCAGCATCATCTCCAAGAAGGTGGCCGAAGGCATCGACGCCCTGGTGCTCGACGTCAAGACCGGCGACGGCGCCTTCATGAAGACCCTGGACCGTTCTGAAGAACTGGCGCGGGCCTTGACCGAGGCCGGCCGGGGACTGGGCAAGAGGGTGGTGGCGCTGATCACCGACATGTCCCAGCCGCTGGGCCGGACGGTGGGCAATGCCCTGGAAATTCGCGAGTGCATCGAGGTCCTGAGCGGCCAAGGCCCGCAGGATCTGCGCCGGCTGTGCATCGAGCTATCCGCCTACATGCTTTGGCTCTCGGAATTGGCCGAGGACTTGGATTCGGCCCGCCGCCTGGCCGGGGAGCAGATCAGCAGCGGACGCGCCTTGCGCTCCCTGCAGCGGCTGATCGAGAAGCAGCACGGAGACCCGCGGGTGGTGGACGATACCTCCCGCCTGCCTGGACCGCGCTCCGAATTCCAGTATACTGGCCCGCAGTCCGGATTCCTGCAGCAAGCCCGCGCCGCTTCGGTGGGACGTGCGGCCATGCTGCTGGGCGCCGGACGCCAAACGAAGGATTCCAAGATCAATCCGGCGGTGGGCATCGAGATGCTCAAGAAGGTGGGCGACCCCGTGGCGGAAGGCGAAGCCCTGGCCTTGCTCCACTACGACGAGGAAGACCGGCTGCAGGCGGCGCTCAGGGAACTGGAAAGCGCCTTCCGCATTTCGCCGGAGAGCGTCGAGGCTCCTCCGCTGATTCACAAGGTCATCGAATAG
- a CDS encoding NupC/NupG family nucleoside CNT transporter: protein MDRLIGLVGIAFLLGLAYLFSTKRSAIKWRTVFWGLVLQLIFAIFVLKIPFGQKALETVSYAVTTLIGFADEGSYFLFRDLVAEGAPFIFAFKVLPIVIFISSFFSVLYYLGLMQVMVLGMAKLMTRFMSVSGAESLGAAANVFMGQTEAPIVVAPYIKKMTDSELMALMTGGMATVSGAILGGYIGLGVNAQYLIAASVMAAPASLVAAKMLVPETQHSLTAGKVELKVERTDVNVIDAAARGAGQGLQLALNIGAMLIAFVSIIYLLNGILGWVTGFFGTPVTMQEILGYVLAPLTYLMGVPWQDASNVGQLIGLKIVLNEFLAYDAMAQMQGYAAEAGRGEPLLGAKAEMIATYALCGFANFSSIAIQIGGIGGLAPERKSDLARFGLRAVLGGSIASFMTATLAGIIS from the coding sequence GTGGACAGACTTATCGGACTCGTCGGCATCGCCTTTCTGCTGGGATTGGCCTACCTCTTCTCGACCAAACGCAGCGCCATCAAATGGAGGACGGTGTTTTGGGGGCTGGTGCTGCAGTTGATCTTCGCCATCTTCGTGCTCAAGATCCCCTTCGGCCAGAAAGCGCTTGAAACCGTCTCCTACGCGGTCACCACCCTGATCGGATTCGCCGATGAGGGCTCCTACTTCCTCTTCCGCGACCTGGTGGCCGAGGGAGCGCCTTTCATCTTCGCCTTCAAGGTACTGCCCATCGTCATCTTCATTTCCAGCTTCTTCAGCGTCCTCTACTACCTGGGGCTGATGCAGGTTATGGTGCTGGGGATGGCCAAACTGATGACCCGCTTCATGTCGGTCAGCGGGGCCGAGTCCCTGGGGGCGGCGGCCAATGTTTTCATGGGCCAGACGGAAGCGCCCATCGTGGTGGCCCCCTACATCAAAAAAATGACCGACTCGGAGCTGATGGCGCTGATGACGGGCGGAATGGCCACCGTCTCGGGCGCCATTCTGGGCGGCTATATCGGGCTGGGCGTCAACGCCCAGTACCTGATCGCGGCCAGCGTCATGGCGGCTCCCGCCTCGCTGGTGGCGGCCAAGATGCTGGTCCCCGAGACCCAGCATTCCCTGACCGCCGGCAAGGTGGAACTGAAGGTCGAGCGCACCGACGTCAACGTCATCGATGCCGCCGCTCGCGGGGCCGGCCAAGGCCTCCAGTTGGCGCTCAACATCGGCGCCATGCTGATCGCCTTCGTTTCCATCATCTATCTGCTCAACGGCATCCTGGGCTGGGTGACGGGATTCTTCGGCACGCCCGTCACCATGCAGGAGATACTGGGCTATGTGCTGGCTCCCCTGACCTACCTGATGGGCGTTCCCTGGCAGGACGCCAGCAACGTGGGCCAACTGATCGGGCTCAAGATCGTCCTCAACGAATTCCTGGCCTACGACGCCATGGCCCAGATGCAGGGATACGCCGCCGAAGCGGGCCGAGGCGAGCCCCTGCTGGGAGCCAAAGCCGAGATGATCGCCACCTACGCCCTGTGCGGATTCGCCAATTTCTCGAGCATCGCCATCCAGATCGGAGGCATCGGCGGACTGGCCCCCGAACGCAAGTCAGACCTGGCCCGCTTCGGACTGCGGGCGGTGCTGGGCGGCTCCATCGCCAGCTTCATGACCGCCACCTTGGCCGGTATCATCTCTTAG